The Microbacterium sp. KUDC0406 genome includes a window with the following:
- a CDS encoding SatD family protein: MVIAVIADIVGSRRLQDRAAAQQQLDDTIARVEARHPLALRPLRPTVGDEQQGVYTRLEDALISLLLVQLALPDGVEFRFGLGIGEVRALSSAHGELSDGTGWYAARDAIESVQERERAMPGIRSWIVGAPGQDEVMPSVIAASNAYLLLRDETVSRMSGRERRLTLGRMEGLSQQDLAEQEGVTQPSVSKALRGSGATVLIAGVEQLRGALA, from the coding sequence ATGGTGATCGCCGTGATCGCAGACATCGTCGGCTCTCGCCGGCTGCAGGATCGTGCCGCTGCGCAGCAGCAGCTCGATGACACGATCGCGCGTGTCGAGGCCCGGCATCCGCTGGCGCTGCGACCGCTCCGCCCGACCGTCGGCGACGAGCAGCAGGGCGTCTACACCCGGCTCGAGGACGCCCTGATCTCGCTGCTGCTCGTGCAGCTCGCGCTGCCCGACGGCGTGGAGTTCCGCTTCGGCCTCGGCATCGGCGAGGTGCGGGCGCTGTCCTCCGCGCACGGCGAGCTCTCCGACGGCACCGGCTGGTACGCGGCCCGCGACGCGATCGAGTCCGTGCAGGAGCGGGAGCGAGCCATGCCGGGCATCCGCAGCTGGATTGTCGGCGCTCCGGGGCAGGATGAGGTCATGCCCTCCGTCATCGCCGCATCCAACGCGTACCTGCTGCTGCGCGATGAGACCGTCTCGCGCATGAGTGGGCGGGAACGGCGCCTGACCCTCGGCCGGATGGAGGGCCTGTCGCAGCAGGATCTCGCCGAGCAGGAGGGGGTGACGCAGCCCAGCGTCTCCAAGGCGCTGCGCGGATCGGGCGCGACCGTGCTCATCGCCGGCGTCGAACAGCTGCGGGGAGCGCTCGCATGA
- a CDS encoding DUF4184 family protein gives MPFTPSHAIVALPFVRTPLVPAAVAIGAMTPDLPLFLRAFGPDYGFLHAVPNLLWTSLLAAVLLLIWRVVLRPASVELVPAAVAARLPGEWRTRGADAARETFWRPGRRWYPLLLLVSLMIGVASHILWDSFTHEGRWGVELFPVLDEQWGGLLGYKWLQYGSGLIGLIVLAVYAVLWLRRRPVHPAAQRLPRWVPTVWIGALPLMMVLAVAAGHAVWGPFTAEFTPAHLAYRTLPPVCGLWGVATLALCGVIAVRMPARVASRDR, from the coding sequence GTGCCCTTCACTCCGAGCCACGCCATCGTCGCCCTGCCGTTCGTGCGCACACCGCTGGTGCCGGCGGCGGTGGCGATCGGGGCGATGACCCCCGACCTGCCGCTGTTCCTCCGGGCGTTCGGTCCCGACTACGGGTTCCTGCATGCGGTGCCGAATCTGCTCTGGACGAGCCTGCTCGCCGCGGTGCTGCTCCTGATCTGGCGGGTGGTGCTGCGCCCGGCATCCGTCGAGCTGGTGCCGGCCGCCGTCGCCGCCCGTCTGCCGGGCGAGTGGCGGACGAGAGGTGCGGATGCGGCGCGCGAGACGTTCTGGCGCCCGGGGCGGCGCTGGTATCCGCTCCTCCTGCTCGTCTCTCTGATGATCGGCGTCGCCTCGCACATCCTGTGGGACTCGTTCACGCATGAGGGCCGGTGGGGCGTGGAGCTGTTCCCGGTCCTCGACGAGCAGTGGGGCGGACTCCTCGGGTACAAGTGGCTGCAGTACGGATCGGGGCTGATCGGGCTCATCGTCCTGGCGGTGTACGCAGTGCTGTGGCTGAGACGCCGTCCGGTGCACCCCGCCGCGCAGCGACTGCCGCGCTGGGTGCCGACCGTGTGGATCGGCGCGCTGCCGCTGATGATGGTGCTCGCGGTCGCCGCGGGCCATGCGGTCTGGGGACCCTTCACCGCCGAGTTCACCCCGGCGCACCTCGCGTACCGGACGCTTCCGCCCGTATGCGGGCTGTGGGGTGTGGCGACGCTGGCGCTGTGCGGGGTGATCGCCGTCCGGATGCCTGCACGCGTGGCATCCCGAGACCGGTGA
- a CDS encoding CoA transferase has translation MTPVPSTSALERIRADLAMDAPPSAGFFAPPHPVPLPSRLATGELAWASVVAALLASGSPFAGVPDPDRIAATYRSAALLTLDGTAPSVWAPLSGFWRTSDGWVRTHANYPHHAAALRDALTLREGQDPAAAFTADSTTSIVARITSAGGLAVPVLPEAPAHDTALRRAPLIETIDLGPAPGSRASLDAGPLTGIRVLDLTRVIAGPVCTRTLAALGADVLRIDPPHLPEPAWQHLDTGHAKRTALLDARSERFAQLLSTADVVVLGYRPAGLSRLDLSPEALAERHPGIVIAQLSAWGADQPDRRGFDSLVQAESGIAMVESPDGSTPGVLPAQALDHSAGYLLAAGVCMALRRRAGRTLLVRTSLRRVAAELLGMPRTASPGAPTTDDPDRHTEEFGVGDRLVRTVRSALPGHPFAAPRPWGGDEPTW, from the coding sequence ATGACCCCCGTACCGAGCACCTCGGCGCTCGAGCGCATCCGTGCGGATCTCGCCATGGATGCTCCGCCGTCCGCTGGCTTCTTCGCTCCCCCGCATCCTGTACCCCTGCCCTCGCGTCTCGCCACGGGCGAGCTGGCCTGGGCCTCCGTGGTCGCCGCGCTGCTCGCCTCGGGTTCTCCTTTCGCCGGGGTCCCCGATCCCGACCGGATCGCTGCGACGTACCGCAGCGCTGCGCTGCTGACCCTCGACGGTACGGCGCCCTCCGTCTGGGCGCCCCTCTCCGGTTTCTGGCGCACTTCGGACGGGTGGGTGCGCACCCACGCGAACTACCCGCATCACGCCGCCGCACTCCGCGACGCACTCACGCTGCGGGAGGGGCAGGATCCGGCGGCGGCGTTCACGGCCGACAGCACGACCTCGATCGTCGCGCGCATCACCAGCGCCGGCGGGCTCGCTGTCCCCGTGCTCCCCGAGGCTCCCGCGCACGACACCGCACTCCGACGCGCTCCTCTGATCGAGACCATCGACCTGGGTCCGGCACCCGGGAGCCGCGCTTCCCTCGATGCCGGCCCCCTCACCGGCATCCGGGTCCTCGACCTCACCCGCGTGATCGCGGGGCCCGTGTGCACACGTACCCTCGCGGCGCTCGGCGCGGACGTGCTGCGCATCGATCCGCCGCATCTGCCGGAGCCGGCGTGGCAGCACCTCGACACCGGACACGCCAAGCGGACCGCGCTGCTCGACGCTCGCTCCGAGCGTTTCGCGCAGCTGCTGTCGACGGCCGACGTCGTCGTACTCGGCTACCGGCCGGCCGGGCTCTCGCGGCTCGATCTCTCGCCCGAAGCGCTCGCCGAACGGCATCCTGGGATCGTGATCGCACAGCTCAGCGCATGGGGCGCCGACCAACCCGACCGACGAGGGTTCGACAGTCTGGTGCAGGCCGAGTCCGGGATCGCGATGGTCGAGTCCCCCGACGGCTCGACGCCCGGAGTACTTCCCGCCCAGGCCCTCGATCACTCCGCCGGCTACCTGCTCGCGGCCGGAGTCTGCATGGCGCTGCGCCGGCGCGCCGGCCGTACGCTGCTCGTCCGCACCTCGCTGCGCCGCGTCGCGGCCGAGCTGCTGGGCATGCCGCGCACCGCCTCGCCGGGAGCGCCGACCACCGATGACCCGGACCGGCACACCGAGGAGTTCGGTGTCGGTGATCGCCTCGTCCGAACGGTCCGATCGGCCCTGCCGGGGCACCCGTTCGCCGCACCGCGGCCATGGGGCGGCGACGAACCCACCTGGTGA
- a CDS encoding HAD-IIA family hydrolase, whose amino-acid sequence MGLFRKSAPITATPLDGRDAVLADLDGVVYAGPGALPHAVESLNRAAAGIRLGYITNNASRTDADVAGHLRDLGLDVRPRDVVTSPQAAMRLLTTMVPPPATILIVGGEGLVVEAEKAGYAVTRSAEDAPSAVVQGFAPDVAWTDLAEAAFALKVPEDEGGIPWISTNTDWTIPRERGVAPGNGTLVSAVHTAIGRLSTVAGKPETPIFEEALARFGAENALFLGDRLDTDILGANRAGIDSALVLTGIDRPKHVLAAPEGSRPTYILSDLRELHEPYPEVVQKDGVFHVNGAAVRVAGAEVEILSEGERQIDLLRAGAAAIWASGAAIYVFQVPERLYADPFHRP is encoded by the coding sequence ATGGGGCTGTTCCGCAAGAGCGCCCCGATCACCGCGACTCCTCTCGACGGCCGTGACGCCGTGCTGGCCGACCTGGACGGCGTCGTGTACGCCGGTCCCGGTGCGCTGCCGCACGCCGTGGAGAGCCTGAACCGCGCAGCGGCCGGCATCCGGCTCGGGTACATCACGAACAACGCGTCCCGTACCGACGCGGATGTCGCCGGGCACCTGCGCGACCTCGGGCTCGATGTGCGTCCCCGCGATGTCGTGACCAGCCCGCAGGCGGCGATGCGCCTGCTCACCACGATGGTCCCGCCGCCTGCGACGATCCTCATCGTCGGCGGGGAGGGGCTCGTCGTCGAGGCGGAGAAGGCCGGGTACGCCGTCACCCGCAGTGCCGAGGACGCGCCGAGCGCCGTCGTGCAGGGCTTCGCCCCCGACGTGGCCTGGACCGATCTCGCCGAGGCGGCCTTCGCGCTGAAGGTGCCCGAGGACGAGGGCGGCATCCCGTGGATCTCGACGAACACCGACTGGACGATCCCGCGCGAGCGCGGCGTCGCTCCGGGCAACGGCACGCTCGTCTCCGCCGTGCACACCGCGATCGGCCGTCTCTCGACCGTCGCCGGCAAGCCCGAGACGCCGATCTTCGAAGAGGCGCTCGCACGCTTCGGGGCGGAGAACGCCCTCTTCCTCGGCGACCGTCTGGACACCGACATCCTCGGTGCGAACCGTGCAGGCATCGATTCGGCGCTGGTGCTCACCGGCATCGACCGGCCGAAGCATGTGCTCGCCGCCCCGGAGGGTTCGCGGCCGACGTACATCCTCAGTGACCTGCGTGAACTGCACGAACCCTACCCGGAAGTGGTGCAGAAGGACGGCGTGTTCCATGTGAACGGCGCCGCCGTGCGGGTCGCAGGGGCGGAGGTCGAGATCCTCTCCGAGGGCGAAAGGCAGATCGATCTGCTGCGCGCGGGCGCCGCGGCCATCTGGGCCAGCGGGGCCGCGATCTACGTGTTCCAGGTGCCCGAGCGCCTGTACGCGGACCCGTTCCACCGTCCTTGA
- a CDS encoding TlyA family RNA methyltransferase yields the protein MTRLDAALAARGLARSRSHAATLISEGRVRIDGRPVVKASTPVSDDAEITVDGADDYVSRGAHKLIAALDGFGIPVQGRLALDMGASTGGFTQVLRERGARRVLAVDVGHGQLAASVAADPGVTSVEGYNVRYMTPQNLAEATGESAVPDLITGDLSFISLEHVFPAVVQVAAPGADVVLLVKPQFEVGRTAVRGGLVTDPTTRVDAVERITWSAWDAGLGVRGILPSPILGTHGNAEYLLHLGAGGDDPTQWTKRIAELAGGR from the coding sequence GTGACGCGCCTCGACGCGGCCCTGGCCGCTCGAGGACTGGCGCGCTCGCGCTCGCACGCGGCCACGCTGATCAGCGAGGGCCGGGTGCGGATTGACGGGCGTCCCGTCGTCAAGGCGTCGACACCCGTCTCCGACGACGCCGAGATCACCGTGGACGGTGCCGACGACTACGTCAGCCGCGGGGCGCACAAGCTCATCGCCGCGCTCGACGGCTTCGGCATCCCGGTGCAGGGCCGTCTCGCGCTCGACATGGGCGCTTCGACGGGCGGATTCACGCAGGTGCTTCGCGAGCGTGGAGCGCGACGCGTGCTCGCGGTCGACGTCGGTCACGGGCAGCTCGCGGCCTCCGTCGCCGCCGACCCCGGAGTCACCTCCGTCGAGGGGTACAACGTGCGGTACATGACGCCGCAGAACCTCGCCGAGGCGACGGGCGAGTCCGCTGTTCCGGACCTCATCACCGGCGACCTCTCCTTCATCTCCCTCGAGCACGTGTTCCCCGCCGTCGTGCAGGTCGCGGCGCCGGGCGCCGATGTCGTGCTGCTCGTCAAACCGCAGTTCGAGGTCGGTCGGACCGCCGTCCGAGGCGGACTGGTCACCGACCCGACCACGCGCGTCGACGCCGTCGAGCGCATCACCTGGAGCGCGTGGGACGCGGGGCTGGGCGTCCGAGGCATCCTGCCGTCGCCGATCCTCGGCACGCACGGCAACGCGGAGTACCTCCTGCACCTCGGCGCGGGCGGGGATGATCCGACACAATGGACGAAGCGCATCGCGGAACTGGCAGGAGGACGATGA
- a CDS encoding NAD kinase codes for MNERNILVVAHAHREDTVAAAMRVIEALRDAGARPVLAAEDHIELTAVDPRFAEVATVGADIDVNGLELAIVLGGDGTILRAAELVRDSGAPVLGINMGHVGFLAEIERDDMDDAVRRVIDRDYQVEERLALSVRVKDAAGEVVYDTWALNEATVEKASRERMVEVVVEIDGRPLTSYGCDGMVVSTPTGSTAYNFSAGGPVIWPGVEAIAVVPLSAHALFARPLVVSPQASVAIEMLESTSGTGILWCDGRRSHELPPGARVVVRRSSRPVRLARLHPIPFTDRLVRKFQLPVAGWRGGGR; via the coding sequence ATGAACGAGCGGAACATCCTGGTCGTCGCTCACGCGCACCGGGAGGACACCGTCGCCGCCGCCATGCGCGTGATCGAAGCGCTGCGCGATGCGGGCGCCCGGCCCGTCCTCGCGGCCGAGGACCACATCGAGCTCACCGCCGTCGACCCGCGGTTCGCCGAGGTGGCGACGGTCGGCGCCGACATAGACGTGAACGGACTCGAGCTCGCGATCGTGCTCGGGGGCGACGGCACCATCCTGCGTGCCGCCGAACTGGTCCGCGACTCCGGTGCGCCGGTGCTCGGCATCAACATGGGCCATGTCGGATTCCTCGCCGAGATCGAGCGTGACGACATGGACGACGCTGTCCGCCGTGTGATCGACCGCGACTACCAGGTCGAGGAGCGCCTCGCACTGTCGGTGCGCGTGAAGGATGCCGCCGGAGAGGTCGTCTACGACACCTGGGCGCTGAACGAGGCGACCGTCGAGAAGGCCAGCCGGGAGCGGATGGTCGAGGTCGTCGTCGAGATCGACGGCCGTCCGCTGACGAGCTACGGATGCGACGGGATGGTGGTGTCCACGCCGACCGGGTCCACGGCCTACAACTTCTCCGCGGGCGGCCCGGTGATCTGGCCCGGCGTCGAGGCGATCGCCGTGGTGCCGCTCTCCGCGCACGCCCTGTTCGCCCGCCCTCTCGTGGTCAGCCCGCAGGCCTCCGTCGCGATCGAGATGCTCGAGTCGACCTCCGGTACCGGCATCCTGTGGTGCGACGGCCGGCGCTCCCACGAACTGCCTCCGGGTGCGCGGGTCGTCGTGCGCCGGTCGTCGCGTCCGGTGCGCCTCGCGCGCCTGCATCCGATCCCGTTCACCGACCGGCTGGTGCGCAAGTTCCAGCTGCCCGTCGCCGGATGGCGGGGAGGCGGCCGATGA
- the recN gene encoding DNA repair protein RecN: protein MIEEMRIRGLGVIDDAVLPLGAGFTAITGETGAGKTMVVTGLGLLLGARADSGAVRAGASQASVAGVWVVPPDGAVSDIVTDAGGELEPAGDSAELYVSRTLTTEGRSRASVGGRAAPAGVLSSLAEELVVVHGQSDQLRLRSAAAQRDALDRFGGDAVADALGTYGAVFARWRALDAEIADLVENRDRRAEEAARLREDLAQIEALDPQPGEDRELNERAERLANAEELRVAASVARGAISSEEGEPDVSALISEARRALDRVTDPQLTEIGTALEDLGYRAADLALQLSGYLADLDETGPHELAAVEERRAALSVLIRQHGSLDEALALWGSGSARLAELDDDGDRIERLQAEAAQARAEVDAAADALTGLRTAAAERLSAAVSEELHALAMPDARLVVEVAPGIESTHGRDDVAILLAPHPGADPRPVSKGASGGELSRVMLAIEVVIAGVDPVPTFVFDEVDAGIGGAAAIEVGRRLARLAERAQVIAVTHLAQVAAFATNHLTVVKASGGAVTASSVRRLDGEEREAEMARLLSGLPDSDAALTHARELLGLSTAPN from the coding sequence ATGATCGAGGAGATGCGCATCCGCGGTCTCGGTGTCATCGACGACGCCGTGCTGCCGCTCGGCGCCGGGTTCACCGCCATCACCGGCGAGACCGGAGCGGGCAAGACCATGGTCGTCACCGGGCTCGGACTGCTGCTCGGCGCCCGTGCCGATTCCGGCGCCGTGCGCGCCGGCGCCTCGCAGGCATCCGTCGCCGGCGTCTGGGTCGTGCCCCCCGACGGTGCGGTGTCCGACATCGTCACCGACGCCGGGGGAGAGCTCGAGCCGGCCGGGGACTCCGCCGAACTGTACGTGTCGCGCACTCTCACGACCGAGGGGCGCAGTCGGGCCAGTGTCGGCGGCCGTGCTGCGCCGGCCGGCGTGCTGTCGTCGCTCGCGGAGGAACTCGTCGTCGTGCACGGACAGTCCGACCAGCTGCGGCTGCGCTCGGCCGCCGCGCAGCGCGACGCCCTGGACCGGTTCGGCGGCGATGCGGTCGCCGACGCCCTGGGCACCTACGGCGCCGTGTTCGCCCGCTGGCGTGCGCTGGACGCCGAGATCGCCGATCTCGTCGAGAACCGCGACCGCCGCGCAGAGGAGGCGGCCAGGCTGCGCGAGGACCTCGCACAGATCGAGGCCCTCGACCCGCAGCCCGGAGAGGATCGCGAGCTGAACGAGCGCGCCGAGCGCCTCGCCAACGCCGAGGAGCTGCGGGTGGCGGCATCCGTCGCCCGCGGGGCGATCTCGAGCGAGGAGGGCGAGCCGGACGTCTCGGCCCTGATCTCCGAGGCCCGCCGCGCACTGGACCGCGTGACGGATCCGCAGCTCACCGAGATCGGCACTGCGCTCGAGGACCTCGGATACCGTGCCGCGGACCTCGCGCTGCAGCTCTCCGGCTATCTCGCCGATCTCGATGAGACTGGGCCTCATGAGCTGGCCGCCGTCGAGGAGCGTCGGGCCGCGCTCAGCGTCCTCATCAGGCAGCACGGATCGCTCGACGAGGCGCTCGCGCTGTGGGGGAGCGGCTCCGCACGGCTCGCCGAGCTCGACGACGACGGCGACCGGATCGAACGGCTCCAGGCCGAGGCCGCGCAGGCGCGCGCCGAGGTGGATGCCGCAGCCGACGCGCTGACGGGTCTGCGCACCGCGGCCGCCGAACGCCTGTCCGCCGCGGTCAGCGAGGAGCTGCACGCCCTCGCCATGCCCGATGCCCGCCTGGTGGTCGAGGTCGCGCCGGGCATCGAGAGCACGCATGGGCGGGACGACGTGGCGATCCTGCTCGCTCCGCACCCCGGCGCTGATCCCCGCCCGGTCTCGAAGGGAGCCTCGGGCGGCGAGCTGTCCCGCGTCATGCTGGCCATCGAGGTCGTCATCGCGGGCGTCGACCCGGTGCCGACGTTCGTCTTCGACGAGGTGGATGCCGGCATCGGCGGCGCCGCCGCGATCGAGGTGGGCCGGCGCCTGGCGCGTCTCGCCGAGAGGGCGCAGGTCATCGCGGTCACGCACCTCGCCCAGGTCGCCGCGTTCGCGACGAATCACCTGACGGTCGTCAAGGCGTCCGGCGGCGCCGTGACGGCGTCGAGCGTTCGCCGCCTCGACGGGGAGGAGCGCGAGGCGGAGATGGCCCGTCTGCTGTCGGGTCTGCCCGACTCGGATGCCGCACTCACGCACGCCCGGGAACTTCTCGGTCTGAGCACCGCACCGAACTGA
- a CDS encoding CTP synthase: MQNSAARSDDTTFTTKHIFVTGGVVSSLGKGLTAASLGNLLTARGLRVVMQKLDPYLNVDPGTMNPFQHGEVFVTDDGAETDLDIGHYERFLDINLSQAANVTTGQIYSQVIARERRGEYLGDTVQVIPHITDEIKRRMRLQATEDPQPDVIITEVGGTVGDIESQPFLEAARQLRHELGRDNVFFVHVSLVPFMGASGEQKTKPTQHSVAALRQLGVQPDALVLRSDRPVSESNRNKIALMCDVDIDGVINTVDLPSIYDIPSTLNDQGLDSYIVRRLGLEAADVDWSRWQKVLQAVHNPKHEVTIGLVGKYIDLPDAYLSVTEALRAGGFAHETHVNIRWIPSDSCETPEGAEKALADLDGICVPGGFGIRGIEGKLGALRFAREQGIPTLGLCLGLQCMVIEYARDVAGIAGASSSEFDPETAEPVIATMAEQVEILDGGDLGGTMRLGLYKAALTEGSLAAELYGSDEASERHRHRYEVNNAYRGRLADAGMVFSGLNPELDLVEYVELPRDVHPFYIATQAHPELRSRPTSPHPLFRGLIGAAIERHRSSELFGDDDA, encoded by the coding sequence ATGCAGAACTCAGCCGCGCGGTCCGACGACACCACTTTCACGACGAAGCACATCTTCGTGACGGGCGGTGTCGTCTCCTCATTGGGCAAGGGACTCACCGCCGCCAGCCTGGGGAATCTCCTCACGGCGCGCGGTCTGCGCGTCGTGATGCAGAAGCTCGACCCCTACCTCAATGTCGACCCGGGCACGATGAACCCGTTCCAGCACGGCGAGGTCTTCGTGACCGATGACGGCGCCGAGACCGACCTCGACATCGGACACTACGAGCGCTTCCTCGACATCAACCTGTCGCAGGCGGCGAACGTGACCACGGGCCAGATCTACTCGCAGGTGATCGCTCGCGAGCGCCGCGGCGAGTATCTCGGCGACACCGTGCAGGTCATCCCGCACATCACCGATGAGATCAAGCGCCGCATGCGCCTGCAGGCCACCGAGGATCCGCAGCCCGACGTGATCATCACCGAGGTCGGCGGCACGGTGGGCGACATCGAGTCGCAGCCGTTCCTCGAGGCCGCCCGCCAGCTGCGCCATGAGCTCGGCCGGGACAACGTGTTCTTCGTGCACGTCTCGCTGGTGCCGTTCATGGGAGCCTCGGGCGAGCAGAAGACCAAGCCCACCCAGCACTCGGTCGCAGCTCTCCGTCAGCTCGGCGTGCAGCCCGATGCGCTGGTGCTGCGCAGCGACCGCCCGGTCAGCGAGAGCAACCGCAACAAGATCGCCCTGATGTGCGACGTCGACATCGACGGCGTCATCAACACGGTCGACCTGCCCAGCATCTACGACATCCCCTCCACGCTGAACGACCAGGGACTGGACTCGTACATCGTCCGCCGCCTCGGGCTGGAGGCCGCCGACGTGGACTGGTCGCGCTGGCAGAAGGTGCTGCAGGCGGTGCACAACCCCAAGCACGAGGTCACGATCGGCCTGGTCGGCAAGTACATCGACCTGCCCGACGCCTACCTCTCGGTCACCGAGGCGCTGCGCGCCGGCGGTTTCGCGCACGAGACGCACGTGAACATCCGCTGGATCCCGTCCGACTCCTGCGAGACGCCGGAGGGCGCCGAGAAGGCGCTCGCCGACCTGGACGGCATCTGCGTGCCCGGCGGCTTCGGCATCCGCGGCATCGAGGGCAAGCTGGGCGCCCTGAGGTTCGCTCGCGAGCAGGGTATCCCCACCCTCGGCCTGTGCCTCGGCCTGCAGTGCATGGTCATCGAGTACGCCCGCGACGTGGCCGGCATCGCCGGTGCGTCCTCGAGCGAGTTCGACCCCGAGACCGCCGAGCCGGTCATCGCGACGATGGCCGAGCAGGTCGAGATCCTCGACGGCGGCGACCTGGGCGGCACCATGCGCCTGGGGCTGTACAAGGCCGCTCTCACGGAGGGCTCGCTCGCGGCGGAGCTGTACGGCTCGGACGAGGCGTCCGAGCGGCACCGCCACCGCTACGAGGTCAACAACGCCTACCGCGGCCGCCTCGCAGACGCGGGCATGGTGTTCTCGGGGCTGAACCCCGAACTCGACCTCGTCGAGTACGTCGAGCTGCCGCGCGACGTGCACCCGTTCTACATCGCCACCCAGGCGCACCCCGAGCTGCGCTCGCGGCCGACCTCGCCGCATCCGCTGTTCCGCGGCCTGATCGGCGCGGCCATCGAGCGCCACCGCTCGAGCGAGCTGTTCGGCGATGACGACGCCTGA
- a CDS encoding NUDIX domain-containing protein: MTTPDPQAGSGPSTGSGTQALTDDAFEPEVLQSDLVYEGRVWDVRSDQVRYGDGEIVRQYVAHPGAVAVVALDDEGRVLLIQQYRHPIRHRDWELPAGLLDVAGEEPLAAARRELAEEADLVASDWRHLVSSWTTPGGNDEMIHLFLATGVSRAAQPHDREDEEADIRVAWVPLPDAVDAVLDGRMHNGILQIGVLATERMLRRQESSGQ, encoded by the coding sequence ATGACGACGCCTGACCCGCAGGCGGGCTCAGGCCCTTCGACAGGCTCAGGGACCCAGGCTCTGACGGACGACGCCTTCGAGCCCGAGGTGCTGCAGAGCGACCTCGTGTACGAGGGGCGGGTCTGGGACGTGCGCTCCGACCAGGTGCGCTACGGCGACGGTGAGATCGTGCGGCAGTACGTCGCGCACCCCGGCGCCGTGGCCGTCGTCGCACTCGACGACGAGGGCCGCGTGCTGCTGATCCAGCAGTACCGGCATCCGATCCGGCACCGCGACTGGGAGTTGCCCGCCGGCCTGCTCGACGTCGCAGGGGAGGAGCCGCTCGCGGCCGCCCGGCGCGAACTCGCCGAGGAGGCCGACCTGGTCGCGAGCGACTGGCGGCACCTGGTCTCGTCCTGGACGACGCCGGGCGGCAACGACGAGATGATCCACCTCTTCCTCGCCACGGGGGTCTCGCGCGCGGCGCAGCCGCACGATCGCGAGGACGAGGAGGCCGACATCCGCGTCGCCTGGGTTCCGCTGCCGGATGCCGTGGATGCGGTGCTCGACGGACGGATGCACAACGGTATCCTCCAGATCGGCGTGCTGGCGACCGAGCGGATGCTGCGCCG